One Punica granatum isolate Tunisia-2019 chromosome 3, ASM765513v2, whole genome shotgun sequence genomic window carries:
- the LOC116202067 gene encoding GABA transporter 1-like, which yields MGAVRPKSAMAQDEGSGGDGSISSTHEQPSHHQDQKELDAGALFVLKSKGSWLHCGYHLTTSIVAPALLSLPYAFTFLGWAAGLICLIVGALVTFYSYNLISLVLEHQAQIGHRHLRFRDMANDILGRRWGRFYVGPIQLMVCYGAVVGNTLLGGQCLKAIYLLSEPNGTMKLYEFVMIFGCLMLILAQFPSFHSLRYINLVSLVLCLAYSACATAGSIHIGNSSKGPEKDYSVLGDAESRVFGIFNAIAIIATTFGNGIIPEIQATLAPPVKGKMFKGLSLCYTIVTVTFFSVAISGYWAFGNQAEGQILSNFVVDDRPLLPRWFILMTNMFTILQLSAVAVVYCQPTNEALERAFADPKSGEFSPRNVVPRVIFRSLAVIAAITIASMLPFFGDINSLIGAFGFIPLDFILPVVFFNLTFKPSKRSPIFWVNITIAVVFSILGVIASIAAVRQITLDAKTYKLFADV from the exons atgggAGCAGTGAGACCAAAATCAGCCATGGCGCAAGATGAAGGATCTGGTGGAGATGGCTCCATATCCTCTACTCATGAACAGCCATCGCATCACCAGGACCAGAAGGAACTCGACGCGGGCGCTCTCTTTGTTCTCAAATCCAAAG GGTCATGGTTACATTGCGGCTATCATCTAACAACCTCGATTGTGGCACCGGCACTTCTAAGTCTGCCCTACGCGTTTACCTTCTTGGGATGGGCTGCCGGCTTAATCTGCCTCATCGTTGGTGCTCTTGTGACCTTCTACTCCTACAACCTTATATCTTTGGTCCTCGAGCACCAGGCCCAGATCGGTCATCGACATCTCAGATTTCGAGATATGGCTAACGACATTTTGG GCCGGAGATGGGGTCGGTTTTACGTGGGCCCGATCCAACTCATGGTATGCTATGGCGCAGTCGTCGGTAACACACTTCTGGGAGGGCAATGCTTGAAG gCAATTTATTTGCTCTCGGAGCCCAATGGAACTATGAAGCTCTATGAATTTGTCATGATTTTCGGATGTCTAATGTTGATTTTAGCTCAATTCCCATCCTTTCACTCACTTAGGTACATCAACTTAGTGTCTTTGGTTCTCTGCCTAGCCTATAGTGCTTGTGCAACCGCAGGTTCTATCCATATCG GAAACTCATCCAAGGGGCCTGAGAAGGACTATTCCGTTCTCGGGGATGCAGAGAGCCGCGTCTTCGGGATCTTCAATGCCATTGCGATCATTGCCACTACTTTTGGCAATGGGATCATTCCCGAGATCCAG GCTACGTTGGCGCCTCCAGTGAAAGGGAAGATGTTCAAGGGGCTCAGCCTGTGCTACACCATTGTGACAGTCACCTTCTTCAGCGTTGCGATATCGGGTTACTGGGCCTTCGGGAATCAAGCGGAAGGGCAGATTCTTAGCAACTTTGTGGTGGACGACCGGCCCTTGTTGCCCAGATGGTTCATCCTCATGACCAACATGTTCACTATCCTCCAACTCTCTGCCGTTGCTGTG GTCTACTGCCAACCCACAAATGAAGCCCTCGAGCGGGCATTCGCGGACCCAAAGAGCGGCGAATTCTCCCCGCGGAACGTGGTCCCTCGAGTCATCTTCCGTTCATTGGCGGTCATTGCTGCAATAACTATTGCGTCCATGCTCCCATTCTTTGGCGACATCAACTCCCTGATCGGAGCCTTCGGTTTCATACCCCTGGACTTCATCCTGCCCGTCGTCTTCTTTAACCTCACATTCAAGCCTTCCAAACGGAGCCCCATCTTCTGGGTTAACATCACCATTGCTGTGGTCTTCTCGATACTTGGGGTAATCGCGTCGATTGCAGCGGTGAGGCAGATAACTCTTGATGCCAAAACGTACAAGTTGTTTGCGGATGTATAG